The genomic interval CCGACGAACGCGGGCGGATTTACCTCCCGAAGGACGTCCGAGAGCGGTTCGGCGACCGGTATCGCATCGTCGAACTCCCGAGCCACGTCGCGCTGTTCCCCGTCGACGAGGACCCAATCGAGGGGCTTCGAGACGCGGTCGGTGACGCCTTCGAAGGGGAAGACGCGGCCGACCTGAAGCGGGAGGCGCGCGAGGCCATCTCCCGAGAGATCGGCGAAGAGGCTGAGAATCTGTCGGGTGAGAGCGAGGACTGACCCGTGTACGTCGAAACCGACTTCCTCACCGCCCTCGTGAAGGACGACGACTGGCTCCGCGAACCCGCGCTTCGCGCGCTCGAAGAGCGCGACGACATCCACACGTCCATCCTCGCGTACGCCGAGGTACTGGTGCTGTTCTACGACCGCGAGACCGCGGAGTACGACATCGACCCACCGCGGGCGATTTCGAACCTCCTGGAACTCGTTCCGGTCGTCCCGGAAGCACACGAGGACGCCGTGCTGGCCGCCGCGGCTTTCCTCGACGAGTACGAGATGACCCCGTTCGACGCGCTCCACGCCGGAATCGTTACCACCGGCGAGGACCGGGTGCTGTCGAGTGAGCGTGACTACGACAGTATCGGTCTCGAACGCGTTCCGTTGGAGTCCGAGACCGCCGAGTGACGAGTCGCCACGACACGTCACGAGGGGGTCGAACCGGGACTTCCGCCTTTCGACTCCGCGACCTACAGTTCGTCCAGATAGCCGCCGAACGCCTCGGCGGCGCGCTCGTAGGGGTCCGGACTCGTCGGGTCGATGCCGAGACGCTCGAACTGCGCGAGAACGCCCTCCCGCCCGGTGTTCCGGAGGAACTCGCGGTAGTCGGCGGGCGAGAGACTCCCATCGCGGAGTCGGTCCCGAACCACGAGCGCGCCCGTCGCGCCGAGGACGTACTGGAAGCTACAGTAGGGTTCGCGCGTGCCCCACCCGAGCCAGTTCCGTCCGGCGCGGTCATCGTAGGCGACGACCGGCCGGAACTCCGCGAGGAGGTCGGCGTAGGACTCCCGGATGCGTTCGGCGGAGAGGTGGTCGCCGTCCTCCGCCGCGGTCGCGAGTTCGTGGACGAACGCCGAGGACATCGCGGCGTTGTAGAAGTTCCCGCCGAGGAACTCCACCAGTCGGTCTCTCGCGTGGTCGGCGAGCGCACCGCCCTCGGCGATGCAGTGTTCGGCCAGCAGAATCTCGTGGAGGAGCGAGGGGACCTCGCAGACGGAACTCGGGCAGGTCGCGTACCGGGTCGGTCCCTCCCGGTGGTAAGAGACGTTGAGCGCGTGGCCGAGTTCGTGGCAGACTACCGACATCGACCACACGTCGTCGCGGTAGTTCGCCAGCACGAACGCGCCGTCTTCGGCCGACGAGGGACAGTACGCCGGGATGTCGGTGCGCTTGTCCTGAGTGGGATAGACGTCGATGCGGCGCTCTTCGAAGAACGACCGGGTGCGAGCGACGTAGTCGTCGCCGAGCGGTTCGAGCGCGCCGAGGATACGCTCTTTCGCTTCCTCGTACGGTATCTCGGGGTCGGACGCGTCGGCGACCGACCCCGAGAGGTCCCACGGTCGAAGGGTCTCGACGCCCAGACGCTCGCGTCGGTCCTCCTGCGCGCGGTGATAGGGGTCGAGGTTCGCCCGGACCGCCCCGAGCATCGCGTCGTGGACCTCGCCGGGCAGGGTCGGTTCGAGACCGGATTCGGGGTAGGTCCCGCGGAAGTCCCGGTCCCGAATCGAGTCGTGGCCCCGCATCTCGGCCTCGGTGTGGGCCGCGCCGAGTTTCTCGGCGAACGCCCGAGAGAGCGCGTGCTCGAAACGGTCCATCTCTCGGCGGTAGGCCTCGTACACCCGTCGGCGGTAGTCGCGGTCGGCGTGGGTGAGTTCGTCGCGGAAGTTGCCGTACCGGAGTTCGACCGTGGTCCCGTCGGGACGCTCGACGGTGGGCGGGTCGAAGTCCTCGTTCCGGACGGCCTCGATGATTCTCGTCGGCGCGGACCGGACCTCGGCGTGGGCGGCGACGGCCTCCTCCGCGTCGGGCGAGCGCACCCGCGCCGCCTGCTCGCGGAGGCTCTCGGCGTACCGTCGGTAGTCGCCCGACTCGGCGACGAGCGCGTCGAGGCGGTCGTCGCCGGTGTCCCGGAGGCGTCGGCGCACCGCCGCTATCGCGGGGCTGAACTCGGATTCGAGGTCCCGGAACCGGCGTCGGCGCTCGCTCGCGGCCTCCGACTCGGTGTTCACGTTCGCGGCGAGCAGGGCGTACAGGCCCAGTCGTTGCTTTCGCCGGTGACACTCCTCGACCGATTCGAGCAACGTCCGAAGGTCCTCGGGCGAGTCGAGCGGCTCGCTCGCCCGGGATTCGAGGCGGCCGAGGCGCTCTCTGAGCGCCTCGGCCGCCGCGTCCCAGTCGGCGGGCCTCTCGAAGATGCGGGTCAGGTCGAAGCGATACTCGGGCGCTACGTCGTCGCGTGCTGGCAGGCTCATGCGTGGCTGTGGGGTGACTGCGGATGCGGTCGGATGTCGAGCGAACGGACGGGCGACCGGGGCGCGAGCGCCGGTCGGGAGGAGTTAGCGGGTCATCGGATGCCTGCCGTTGGTCTCACGTATCTGCTGACTGGCATAAGTCTGTCGCCGGTCCGGCGGGGCGAACCCCGGAGCCGAAATTCGAGCGCGTTCTAGCGCGCAGGAAAAAGTTGTTTAGCCGGGGGGCACTACCGTACGGTATGATACCACTCGAAGAGGCGGTGACCGCGCGCCTCGAATCCCACGGCGAGCGGTTCGAAGTGCTGGTCGACCCGGACGCCGCGCTCGCCATCAAGCGCGGGGAGTTCGACGGCGAGCTGGAGGACGTCATCGCGGCCGAAGACGTGTTCGAGAACGCGAGCAGGGGCGACCGACCCGCCGAGACCGCGCTCGAAGAGGTGTTCGGCACGACCGACCCCCTCGAAATCATCCCCGAAGTCATCGAGCGCGGCGAGATACAGATCACCGCCGAACAGCGCCGCGAGATGCAGGAGCAAAAGCACCGGAACCTCGTCAACCGCATCACGCGCAACGCGGTCAATCCCCAGATGGACAACGCGCCCCACCCGCCCGAGCGAATCGAGTCGGCGTTAGAGGAGACCGACTTCCGGGTCGACCCGATGGAGCCCGTCGAGACGCAGGTCGACGACGCCCTCGATGCGCTTCGCCCCGTCATCCCCATCCGGTTCGACGAGGTCACAATCGCGGTGCAGGTGCCCCCCGACTACGCCGGGAGCGCGCAGTCCCAGATACGCCAGTTCGGCGACCTCGACCGCGAGGAATGGCAGAACGACGGCTCGTGGGTCGGCGTGCTCACCTTCCCCGCGGGGATGCAAAACGAGTTCTACGACCTCGTCAACGAGATCACGAGCGGCGAGGCCGAGACCAGAATCATCAAGGACGAGGACGACCTCAAGACGCGGTGAGTCGGGCAGGTCCCTCGTTCGGTCCGGGGGATTACCCCTTCCTGAAGCCGACGAGGAAGCCGCCGGTGAACCCGGCACCGACCGAGAGGGTCGAGAGGATGCTCGTCACCCACGAGGGCGGAGTCCCGCCCTGGGCGGCGTCGCCGACCTTCAACACGCCCGCGCTGAGCCGCTCCCAGTCGACCGTCAGGATGCCCCGCGATTCGAGGAACTTGAACAGCGCGAGTTCGATGCCGACGAGCACCGCCAGAAGCTTGGCGACCTTCTTCGCGGCGAAGCCCATGATACCGCCGATTGCCGCACCCGAACCGAACTCGAGCCCGAGTTGCTGCGGGTCGATTCCCAGTTCCATGTTCGAAAGCCCTCAGTGATAGTTTAAGGCTTTTGTGGACGAACTACGACCGCTTACTGCGCTCGGAAGTGGCGAGCCAGAGGCTCGCCACTTCCTCGCTGGCGAAAACTCGACGAAAAACGCTTCGTCACCCCCCTCGGTCGGGTCGCTTCGCTCACGGCGTTGCCGTTCGCATTTCCGCGGCGCGTCGCGCCGCGCACCGCTCGCCGCGGATTGCGGTGTGCCCCCGTGGAAAGTGTCGCGGGGCGCTTCCGTGGAAAGTGTCGCGGGGCGTTTCCGTGAAAGGCGTCGACGAGTGCGACCGGGACCGACGCGCGCCGCCGGAAACGTCGCCCGAGTTACCTTTCTCGTCGGATTCAAAAGGGATGGGGGCGTACCCGAGGGTATGGACGCGGCGGGAGCGCCAACCGAGGTGAAGGCCCGGCGAGGCTGAGGTCGTCGGGGTGGACGTGAGCGGCCGCCACGAGGAGGACGGCGAGTACCTCATGGTGGCCGCGGCGGTCCACGCCGCGGTGGACTCGACCCGCCCCCGGAGCGTCGAGGGGATGGGGTTCGCCACCAGCCGCGCTCAGCCCACCTTCGAGAACGTCGCGCGAGTCGTCTCGGAGGCCGTCGCCGACCTCCCCGAACCGCCCGACGGACCCGTGGTCGCCGAGCGCGGCGAGTTCTACGAGGAACCCGCGTGGGAGGTCGGACAGTTCTTCGACACCGAGTTCAAGTACGTCGAGAGCATAGCTCAGCGCGAAACAGTGGAAGCCGCACACCACGCCGCGTACGCCGCCCGAAAACTGCTCCTATGAACGCGATAATCGCAAAGCGAGTCGATTCAGACACGCCAGACACCGAGGAGATACGCGACCTGACCCGCGCCGCGGGCTACGAGGTCGTCGATGAGTTCACCCAGTCCCGCAAGGAGGACCCCGCGCTCCAGATCGGCGAGGGGAAGGCCGACGAACTGGCCGCCGCGGTCGCCGAGACCGGCGCGGCGGTCGTGGTCTTCGACAACGAACTCGGGCCGTACCAGACCTACAATCTGGGCCAGAAGCTCCCCGAGGGCACGCGAGTCATCGACCGGTTCCGGCTCATCCTCGAGATATTCGGCCAGCGCGCACAGACCCGGAAGGCCCAGCTGCAGGTCGAACTCGCGGAACTCCGGTACGAACTCCCGCGGGCGGAGGCCAAGACCAGCCTCGCCAAGCGCGACGAGCGCCCGGGGTTCATGGGACTGGGCGAGTACGACGAGAGCCGCGAGCAGGACATCAAGGACCAGATATCCCGCATCAAAGACGAACTCGACTCCATCGCCCGGACCGAGGCCGACCGCCGGGACCGCCGGAGGGAATCGGGATTCGACCTCGTGGCGATGGCTGGCTACACCAACGCCGGGAAGTCGACGCTGATGCAGAGCCTCGCGGCCGACCTCGAACTCGGCGAGAACGACGACCTCCATCCCGACCTCGACACCACCGCCGAGGCCCAGGACCGCCTCTTCACGACGCTCGGTACCACCACCCGGAAGATGGACATGGAGCGCCGGGACGTGCTACTGACCGACACCGTCGGGTTCATCAGCGACCTGCCCCACTGGCTCGTGGAGTCGTTCAAGTCCACCCTCGACGCGGTGTACTACGCCGACCTCGTCCTGCTGGTGGTGGACGTGAGCGAGCCCGTCGAGGACATCCGCGAGAAGCTCGTCACCTCCCACGACACCCTCTACGAGCGCAACGAGGCCCCCATCGTGACCGTGCTGAACAAGATAGACGCCGTCACCGAGGAGGAACTGACCGAGAAACGCGAGGCGCTCTCGGCGCTCGCGCCGAACCCCATCGCCGTCTCGGGCAAGGCCCAGCTCAACCTCGACGCCCTCCGCGAGCGCATCGACGCGGAACTCCCCGACTGGAAGCGCGAACGCCTCCTCCTCCCGATGACCGAGGACACGATGAGCGTCGTCTCGTGGATTCACGACCACGGTCGGGTCGACGACGTGACCTACGCCGACGACGAGGTGGTCGTGGACTTCGAGGCCCGCCCCTCGGTGGTCGAGCGAGCGCGGGCGAAGGCCGGGGAGTTGCCCTCCGCGCCCTCGGCCTGAGGGGCCGACTCGTCGGCCCCTCAGGCCGACCCACACCGGGAACCGTCGAGCGACCGCGAGCGTAGCGTCGCGTTGGTCCGGGGTATCGCTCGCTACGGTCGTCGTAATCCGCGTTCGAGTCGCGGGTACAGCGCGCAAGGGGCGATACCCTCTGTGGCCGTCGGCCTCGCAGTCGGAGGGTTTCGGCGGTATCTCGGGAACCGCGCCCGGACGGGAACGAATAACAAAGTGCGCGTCGGCCGACCACGGTGACTGCGAACGCATAGTGATTCCAACGCACCCACGGTTCGCGGTCGGCGTCGCCGACCGCGAACGCCGTTCTCGACGCCGATGACAGCCGAACGAGGCCGCTCGCTCGCCCGGCCCGGGAACTGGGAGCGTTCGAAACCGACCGTCGTCGAGGCGGTTCTGAACCGCCGTCGTCGGTACGCCCTCTACTACCTCCGCGAGCGGGCCGGACCGGTCGACCTCGACGACCTCGTCCGTCAGGTCGCTGCGTGGGAGGCCGGGAAGACCCCCGGGGAGGTGGCCCGCGCCGACCGCGTCGCGGTCGGCGCGTCGCTCCGGGAGACCCACCTCCCGTTTCTGGCCCAGCGGAACATCGTGCGCTACGACCCTCACTGCGACCGGGCGACCTACTGCGCGACCGACCCGGCGCTCGCGGTGTACCTCGAAAACGACCCCCGGACTGCGGTTCGCTGGCACCGGGTGTACCTCCTGCTGACCGCGGTCGTGGCCGTCTTCGTGGGGCTGGTCTGGGTCGGCGTCGGACCGTTCGCGCGGGTGAATCCCCTCGCGGTCGCCGCGGTCGCGGTCGCGCTGTTCGCGGCCGCGAGCGTCGGCCACTGGTACGACGTCTACCGGTGGCGGCGACGGACCGAGGACCTGCCGCCCGACTTCGTGGTCGAGTTCGAGGAGGACGCCGACGGGCGAAACGGGGAGTCGGCTTCGTCGGCCGCGGCCGACGAAGCCGACGAGAGCGAGGAGGGCGAGGAAGGCGATGACGGAAACGAGAGCGAGGAGGGCGACGACGGAGACTGGCCGAGGTAGTCAGACCTCCGACTTGCGTTTCTCGACCACGCGAACGTTCTCGACGGCGGTATCGGGGTACTGCCCCTCGGCGTCCTTCTCTGCAGCCTTCACCATGTCCCAGACCACGTTCAGGCCGGTGGTCACGCCCTCCAGAGCCTCCATCTCACAGCCGGTCTTGCCGGTCGTCTCGACCGCGACTTCGAGGGTCACGCGGTCTTCGCTCAGGTCGAAGTCGGTCTCGACGTTCGTGATGGGAATCTGGTGGCACATCGGGATGGTCTCCCAGGTGTGCTTGACGGCTTGAATCGCGCCGACCCGCGCGGTCGCGAGCACGTCGCCCTTCGAAACGTCGTTGTCGCGGATGGCCGCGACGGTCTCGGGTCGAAGGCGAATTTCGCCCGCCGCGACCGCCCGGCGCGCGGTGTCGGGTTTCGCGCCCACGTCCACCATCTGGACCTCGCCCTCCTCGTCGGTGTGGGTGAGGTCGGCGTCCGACCCGTCGGGCGCGTCCTCGTTACTCATCGTCACCACCCCACAGCGCGCGGGGAAGCGCGTCGAGCAGGTCCGAGGCCAGCAGGCCGTCGTGGCGGTCGTCCAGCAGTTCGGCTGCCCGGCCGTTGGCGTAGGCCGCCATCGCGGCCGACTCGAAGGGGTCGTGCGCGCCCAGCAGGCCCGCGACCGTGCCCGCGAGGGTGTCGCCCGTGCCGCCGACCGTCATCCCCGGCGTGCCCGCCCGGTTGACCCGGGTCCGCTCGCCGTCGGTTATCACGTCGTCCTTCGCCTTCGCCAGCACGACGTGGCCGAGGTCGGCGGCGAAGTCGGCGATGTCGTCGGCGCGCTCGCCCAGTTCCGCCGCGCTCTCGATTTCGGGGCCGCCCATCGCCGCCAACTCCTTGCGGTTCGGCGTGCAGACCAGCGTGGCGTCGGTCTCGACCTCCGGAACTACGGGGAGCGCGTCGGCGTCCACGACCGCCGGGCCGGAGAACGCCGCGAGGAAGCGCTCGGCGGCCTCCAAGGTCTCGTCGGCGCTCCCGAGGCCCGGCCCGAGGACCACCACGTCGTCGTAGCGCTCGGCGGTCTCCACGAGGTCCGGGACCTGCTCGGGGGCGAGCCGATTGCCGTCGTAGGACTGGACGATGAGGTCCTCGGCGTACCCCTGAATCTCGCCCGCGACCGCCTCGGGCGCGGCGACGAACGAGAGGTCCGCGCCCGCCCGGAGCGCCGCCTGTGCCGCGAGCGCGGGCGCGCCGGTGTACGGGCCGCCGCCGACGACGTAGGCCCGCACGTCCTCGCCCTTCGCGCCGCCCCGGACGGGCCGAAGGTCGCCCGGTCCGACGAACCGCTCGGCCGCCGGGGGGACGCCGATGTCGGCGACCGTCACCTCGGCGTCGAGCGATTCGAGGCCGGGCTTGGCGTCGTGGAAGGCCACGACCCGGTCGGTCTCGACGACCGCGCCGGGGGCCTCGCCGGTGTCGGCGTCGAGCCCCGAGGGCACGTCGACCGCGACGACCGTCGCGTCGGCGTCGTTGACGCGCTCGGCCGCGGTGGCCTCGGGTTCCCGGAGCGCGCCCGAGACGCCGGTCCCGAGCATGGCGTCGACGAGTACGTCGGCCTCCGGCAGGTCGAGGTCCCGGGAGTCGGTGACCTCCTCGGTGTCGTATCCGGCCTTCTGCAGGGCCGCCCAGTTCTCGCGGGCGATGTCGGTCGAGATGGTCTCGGCCCGACCGAGCAGGTGGACCGACACGCCGTAGTCATCCAGAAATCGCGCGGCGACGAAGGCGTCGCCGCCGTTGTTGCCGCGTCCCGCGACGACCGCGACCCGCGCGCCGGGGTCGGCGACCGCCCGGACCTCGCGGGCGACGGCGTTGCCGCTCGACTCCATCAACTGCTTTCGGGGGACGCCCAGCGCGGCCGCGTTCTCGTCCACCTGGGCCATCCGCTCGGACGAAATCATACCCGGCGGTTCGTCGGCGAGCGCGTTAAACCCTGCCGTCGGTCGTCGGTCGTCGCGACCGAGGGTCACCGCCACCGTCGCCGACCCCTACCGCCGAATCCGGAAGCCGTCCTCGCCCTCCGGGTCGCCGTACTCGACCTCCACGTCCTCGACCTCGGCCGCGGGGCTTCCGGTGTGACACCACTCGACCATCTCGGAGACCGAGTCCTCCGACCCCTCGAAGACGGCCTCGACCCGGCCGTCCGGGAGGTTCCTGACCCAGCCGTCGATTCCCAGCTCTCGGGCGGTGTCGCGGGTGTTCGCCCGGTAGTAGACGCCCTGTACCGTCCCGGAGACGAAGACGTGCGCTCGCGTGCGGTCGTCGCTCTCTGGCATGCTCGGTCGGTCAGTTCGGCGGCGAGGGCTAAATTTGGGTGGGGTACGCGAAACTGATGGGTTCGATGGTGTTTCCGCTGGCTCCGAAATCCACCTCGGCGCGTGCTGGCGCGGCTTTGCGGTTTGAAGCCGCGCCGACACGCGCGAGGGATGAGGACCGCAGGGAAGGCGCGACCGAAGGGAGCGCCTGATCGAGGACCGCAATCGGCTGGGGAGGGCGTGGCTCTCCGTAGCGACGCGCGAGCAGGACGCTCCGACGAGACCGATTTCTGTTTCGCGTGGCGTCCCGCTCGCACGTCACCTATGAGACCGCACCACCTCCTCCCCAACCGACTGCGCTTCTCGTCGCTCCTTTCAGTCGCGTCCTGCGATGCTCGTCCCTCGCGCGGGCCGGCGTGGGCCAAACCGCGGCCCACGCCAGCGCGCGCCGAGGCGGTTGGTCGGTCGGTCGTTTCGTCGGTCGCTTTTGGCCGGTCGTAGTCGGTCGCTTTTGGCCGGTCGTAGTCGGTCACTTTTCGTCGGCCGCCCCTCGCTCCGGATTCACTCCTCGTCTGCTGGCACCACCGTCTTGCCGGTCTCCTCGGGAATCACTCGATGGCTCGCGCCCTCCCACTCGCGCTCTAACTCCCGGCCCTCGAACAGTCGGTCGAGGAACACCGCGAGCCCGGCCACCTCCGAGTGGGGCTGGTTGGTCACGCCGACGTTCCAGTCTGCGGCCTCGTACACGTCGAACGACACCTTCTGGGAGCCGACGACCGCGAGGATGGGCTCGCCGTCGGCGCGGGACTCCCGAATCTCGCCCTCCACGTCTTGGACGCGCTCGCCGTACATCGTCAGGTGGACGACCCGGCCGTCCCACTCCCGGAGGACCTGCCGGGGACTGTCGGTGAGTTCGACCGCGAAGGGGCCGCCGAACCGGTCGGTGATGTCCTCGACCGTCTCGACCGACTTGCTCGCGTCGCCCGCCAGAATCGCGCGGTCGGCTCCCAGCGCCCTGGCGGTCAGGCCGACGTGGGTCGTCATCCGCTCGTCGCGGCCGGGCCGGTGGCCGAGCCGGAGGACCGCGACCTCGGGTTCGCCTTGCATGGGCGTGTGTGGACGGTGGGAGGGTTAGGGGGTTTCGGAACGCGACAATCGCGGACGTGTTCCGGCCCAGAGACGCGGGAGCGAGCGACCGTCGGTCGTTCGCTCCCGCGCCTCGGCGAATCGCTCACTCCCGGGTCTCGGCGAGTCGCTCGGCGGCGACCGCAAGGCGTTCGACGGCGCGCACGAGTCGGAGGACGAGGAGAATGAGGTATCCGCCGCCGACGACCAGCATGGCGACGAGAAACCACGTCCGTCCGATACCGGTGATAACTGCGATTCCGAACCACAGCACGAGAATACCGAGAAGAACTGCTTTGCCCACGAGTTCGCTCTCGACGGTCCCCGACTCTCCATCCGAAGTCATACCCGAATCTGGTAATTAATCTGAAATAAAAGTTCCGGACACCCGCGGAGGGCGTGAATACCACAGACCGGAACACACTTGGCCGCAACTGTCCCAGAAGCGACCATGAAGCTCTCCGACAAGCGGATCGTCATCACCGGCGGGGCGGGCCTCGTCGGCTCGCACCTCGCCGAGCGACTCGCGCCCGACAACGACGTGGTCGTCGCAGACGACTGCTCGAAGGGCGACCCCGAGCGCGTGACCGACGACGCCGAGTTCGTCCGGGCGGACATGACCGACCCCGACGACGTGGCCGAAGTCGTGACCGAGGACGTGGACATCGTCTTCCACTTCGCGGCCTACACCGACACCAACTACGACGACGACCGCCAGCTGTTCGAGGAGAACGGCGCGATGACCTACAACGTCCTCGAACGCATGGACGAGGTGGGCGTCGACAAGCTGGCGTTCACCTCCTCGTCGACGGTGTACGGCGAGGCCCCGATGCCGACGCCCGAGGACTACGCGCCCCTCGAACCCATCAGCATCTACGGGTCGAGCAAGCTGGCCGACGAGGCCATCGTCTCGACCTACGCCCACTCATACGGCATCCAGGCGTGGGTCTACCGGTTCGCCAACATCGTCGGTCCCCACCAGCGGGGCAACGTGGTCCCCGACTTCATCGAGAAGCTGCTCGACGACCCCGAGACCCTGACGATTCTGGGCGACGGCCGCCAGGAGAAATCCTACCTCCACGTCGAGGAGTGCGTCGACGCGATGTGCCACGTCGTCGAGCACGCAGACGACGACCTCAACATCTACAACCTCGGCACCCGGACCACCACCTCGGTCAATTCCATCGCCGACATCGTGGCCGACGAGATGGGTCTGGACCCCGACTACGAGTACACCGGCGGCGACCGCGGGTGGACCGGCGACGTGCCCAAGATGCGCCTCTCCATCGAGAAGCTCTCGGCGCTCGGGTGGGAGCCCTCCACGTCGAGCGACGAGGCGGTCCGAAAGGCGACCCGGCAGTTGCTGGCAGAACTTCGGGCCGAGCGGTAGTCGGCGGTCTGCGTCCGGCGAACCCCGCGTC from Halorussus salilacus carries:
- a CDS encoding AbrB/MazE/SpoVT family DNA-binding domain-containing protein; protein product: MSKSTDERGRIYLPKDVRERFGDRYRIVELPSHVALFPVDEDPIEGLRDAVGDAFEGEDAADLKREAREAISREIGEEAENLSGESED
- a CDS encoding PIN domain-containing protein; the encoded protein is MYVETDFLTALVKDDDWLREPALRALEERDDIHTSILAYAEVLVLFYDRETAEYDIDPPRAISNLLELVPVVPEAHEDAVLAAAAFLDEYEMTPFDALHAGIVTTGEDRVLSSERDYDSIGLERVPLESETAE
- a CDS encoding M3 family oligoendopeptidase, encoding MSLPARDDVAPEYRFDLTRIFERPADWDAAAEALRERLGRLESRASEPLDSPEDLRTLLESVEECHRRKQRLGLYALLAANVNTESEAASERRRRFRDLESEFSPAIAAVRRRLRDTGDDRLDALVAESGDYRRYAESLREQAARVRSPDAEEAVAAHAEVRSAPTRIIEAVRNEDFDPPTVERPDGTTVELRYGNFRDELTHADRDYRRRVYEAYRREMDRFEHALSRAFAEKLGAAHTEAEMRGHDSIRDRDFRGTYPESGLEPTLPGEVHDAMLGAVRANLDPYHRAQEDRRERLGVETLRPWDLSGSVADASDPEIPYEEAKERILGALEPLGDDYVARTRSFFEERRIDVYPTQDKRTDIPAYCPSSAEDGAFVLANYRDDVWSMSVVCHELGHALNVSYHREGPTRYATCPSSVCEVPSLLHEILLAEHCIAEGGALADHARDRLVEFLGGNFYNAAMSSAFVHELATAAEDGDHLSAERIRESYADLLAEFRPVVAYDDRAGRNWLGWGTREPYCSFQYVLGATGALVVRDRLRDGSLSPADYREFLRNTGREGVLAQFERLGIDPTSPDPYERAAEAFGGYLDEL
- a CDS encoding ribosome assembly factor SBDS is translated as MIPLEEAVTARLESHGERFEVLVDPDAALAIKRGEFDGELEDVIAAEDVFENASRGDRPAETALEEVFGTTDPLEIIPEVIERGEIQITAEQRREMQEQKHRNLVNRITRNAVNPQMDNAPHPPERIESALEETDFRVDPMEPVETQVDDALDALRPVIPIRFDEVTIAVQVPPDYAGSAQSQIRQFGDLDREEWQNDGSWVGVLTFPAGMQNEFYDLVNEITSGEAETRIIKDEDDLKTR
- a CDS encoding FUN14 domain-containing protein — translated: MELGIDPQQLGLEFGSGAAIGGIMGFAAKKVAKLLAVLVGIELALFKFLESRGILTVDWERLSAGVLKVGDAAQGGTPPSWVTSILSTLSVGAGFTGGFLVGFRKG
- a CDS encoding DUF2209 family protein encodes the protein MDVSGRHEEDGEYLMVAAAVHAAVDSTRPRSVEGMGFATSRAQPTFENVARVVSEAVADLPEPPDGPVVAERGEFYEEPAWEVGQFFDTEFKYVESIAQRETVEAAHHAAYAARKLLL
- the hflX gene encoding GTPase HflX; the protein is MNAIIAKRVDSDTPDTEEIRDLTRAAGYEVVDEFTQSRKEDPALQIGEGKADELAAAVAETGAAVVVFDNELGPYQTYNLGQKLPEGTRVIDRFRLILEIFGQRAQTRKAQLQVELAELRYELPRAEAKTSLAKRDERPGFMGLGEYDESREQDIKDQISRIKDELDSIARTEADRRDRRRESGFDLVAMAGYTNAGKSTLMQSLAADLELGENDDLHPDLDTTAEAQDRLFTTLGTTTRKMDMERRDVLLTDTVGFISDLPHWLVESFKSTLDAVYYADLVLLVVDVSEPVEDIREKLVTSHDTLYERNEAPIVTVLNKIDAVTEEELTEKREALSALAPNPIAVSGKAQLNLDALRERIDAELPDWKRERLLLPMTEDTMSVVSWIHDHGRVDDVTYADDEVVVDFEARPSVVERARAKAGELPSAPSA
- a CDS encoding DUF7344 domain-containing protein translates to MTAERGRSLARPGNWERSKPTVVEAVLNRRRRYALYYLRERAGPVDLDDLVRQVAAWEAGKTPGEVARADRVAVGASLRETHLPFLAQRNIVRYDPHCDRATYCATDPALAVYLENDPRTAVRWHRVYLLLTAVVAVFVGLVWVGVGPFARVNPLAVAAVAVALFAAASVGHWYDVYRWRRRTEDLPPDFVVEFEEDADGRNGESASSAAADEADESEEGEEGDDGNESEEGDDGDWPR
- the moaC gene encoding cyclic pyranopterin monophosphate synthase MoaC; this translates as MSNEDAPDGSDADLTHTDEEGEVQMVDVGAKPDTARRAVAAGEIRLRPETVAAIRDNDVSKGDVLATARVGAIQAVKHTWETIPMCHQIPITNVETDFDLSEDRVTLEVAVETTGKTGCEMEALEGVTTGLNVVWDMVKAAEKDAEGQYPDTAVENVRVVEKRKSEV
- a CDS encoding NAD(P)H-hydrate dehydratase, whose translation is MISSERMAQVDENAAALGVPRKQLMESSGNAVAREVRAVADPGARVAVVAGRGNNGGDAFVAARFLDDYGVSVHLLGRAETISTDIARENWAALQKAGYDTEEVTDSRDLDLPEADVLVDAMLGTGVSGALREPEATAAERVNDADATVVAVDVPSGLDADTGEAPGAVVETDRVVAFHDAKPGLESLDAEVTVADIGVPPAAERFVGPGDLRPVRGGAKGEDVRAYVVGGGPYTGAPALAAQAALRAGADLSFVAAPEAVAGEIQGYAEDLIVQSYDGNRLAPEQVPDLVETAERYDDVVVLGPGLGSADETLEAAERFLAAFSGPAVVDADALPVVPEVETDATLVCTPNRKELAAMGGPEIESAAELGERADDIADFAADLGHVVLAKAKDDVITDGERTRVNRAGTPGMTVGGTGDTLAGTVAGLLGAHDPFESAAMAAYANGRAAELLDDRHDGLLASDLLDALPRALWGGDDE
- a CDS encoding acylphosphatase translates to MPESDDRTRAHVFVSGTVQGVYYRANTRDTARELGIDGWVRNLPDGRVEAVFEGSEDSVSEMVEWCHTGSPAAEVEDVEVEYGDPEGEDGFRIRR
- a CDS encoding tRNA (cytidine(56)-2'-O)-methyltransferase; this encodes MQGEPEVAVLRLGHRPGRDERMTTHVGLTARALGADRAILAGDASKSVETVEDITDRFGGPFAVELTDSPRQVLREWDGRVVHLTMYGERVQDVEGEIRESRADGEPILAVVGSQKVSFDVYEAADWNVGVTNQPHSEVAGLAVFLDRLFEGRELEREWEGASHRVIPEETGKTVVPADEE
- a CDS encoding NAD-dependent epimerase/dehydratase family protein, with translation MKLSDKRIVITGGAGLVGSHLAERLAPDNDVVVADDCSKGDPERVTDDAEFVRADMTDPDDVAEVVTEDVDIVFHFAAYTDTNYDDDRQLFEENGAMTYNVLERMDEVGVDKLAFTSSSTVYGEAPMPTPEDYAPLEPISIYGSSKLADEAIVSTYAHSYGIQAWVYRFANIVGPHQRGNVVPDFIEKLLDDPETLTILGDGRQEKSYLHVEECVDAMCHVVEHADDDLNIYNLGTRTTTSVNSIADIVADEMGLDPDYEYTGGDRGWTGDVPKMRLSIEKLSALGWEPSTSSDEAVRKATRQLLAELRAER